The DNA window CTTCACCGAGTCGATCGCCGCCGACATCAAGGCGGGTAAGACGGTCCTCGTCGCCGCGCACGGCAACTCGCTGCGCGCCCTGGTGAAGTACCTCGACGACATCTCCGACGCCGACATCGCCGGGCTCAACATCCCGACCGGCAATCCGCTGCGTTACGACCTCGACGAGAACCTCAAGCCACTCAATCCGGGCGGAACCTACCTGGACCCCGAGGCAGCGGCAGCGGGCGCGGCGGCGGTGGCCGCCCAGGGGCAGAAGAAGTAGCCGACGCCGGCAACCCGGGCACTGGCGTAACACAATCGTCATGGTGCGATCGGTGTGATGCGCGCTACATTGGTTTCCATGGCGGATCTGGGGACCCTGCGAATCAACCATTCTCCTGCCCAGGAGCGTTACGAGGCGGTGCTGACACCGGACCCGAGCGATCGTGAGTGGGGTAATACCGACGACGTGGTGGTCGGCTACGTCGATTACGTCTCCGAGCCCTATCAGGTGGTCCTGACCCACACCGTGATCCGCGAGCAGTACAGCGGACACGGGTATGCGTCGCAGCTGGTGCAGTCGGTACTCGAGGACATCCGTGCGAGCGGCAAGCAGGTGGTGCCGGTGTGCTCCTACGTCCAGCGCTTCATCGAGCGGCACCCGGAGTATGCGGACATGGCGGTGCCGGTTCCGCAGTAGCGTCCTGCCCTATCGGTGGATTTCGACGCACGGTCGGTGGTGGTGAACCGGGTGCGGTCGGCGAGCGCGGCATTATGGGCGAATTCCGCGTGAACAGCTGCCGAACAAGCCCGGAGGATGTGCGCTCGACGTTTGTCGGGCCGTAAGCTGCGCTTGTGTTCGTTGCATTCGTTGCCGCGGCGATCGTGATCGCTCTCGTCGTCGGCATCGTGGTGGGTCGCCTGGTGGTGGCCCCCCGATTCCCTGGTCGTCGGCCCGCGGTGGCGGTGTCCTCGACGCAGGACTCCGATGCCACGACCTCGACGACCGCTCGGACCAAAGAACTCGTCTTCGAACGTGCCGACGCTCCGCGTGCGGTTCCCGACTCCGCCGAACTGCGGATCTCCGATGTCCGCGCCACCACCGACGACGGCCG is part of the Gordonia bronchialis DSM 43247 genome and encodes:
- a CDS encoding GNAT family N-acetyltransferase, with amino-acid sequence MADLGTLRINHSPAQERYEAVLTPDPSDREWGNTDDVVVGYVDYVSEPYQVVLTHTVIREQYSGHGYASQLVQSVLEDIRASGKQVVPVCSYVQRFIERHPEYADMAVPVPQ